A region of the Lathamus discolor isolate bLatDis1 chromosome 12, bLatDis1.hap1, whole genome shotgun sequence genome:
ATAACCTTTCCGAAAGTTCTCAAACCCTTTGCTGAATCTGCCATGTTTCATACGAATGTAACACTCTGCACGTGCCAATAAAGCACTGCCAAGGAAGTGAGTCTGTGCCCTTGCTGGGTCTGGGATAAGATCTGAAATGTCTCTAACATGGCAGGTACCTGAAATCTGTGCTCACTGATAGAAACCCCCTGGGTGCTCTGAACAAAACTGGCTGCAAGTCTGAGCTGCAGGATGAAGTCATAGGCCACAAACAATTGCCACTTCCCAGGCTCTTTGGTACCAGCAAAGGCTTCATGGGCACAGTGCCCAGCCACGTGTTCTGGTGTAGGCTTCTATGGTAAGGATACTCCTGTGGTGAAGGACAGGTAGCTCCAGTGcactggggagaggggaggtgTTTTTCTTCCTACAGCCAAACGGAAAAGTTTTCTCAGGTTACTGCCTGCTCAGTGTGCTGGATTCAGGTGTTGTGGCCTAAATACTGATGCAGGTCTTACAGTGCCAACTACAGTAACTTGCTGAAGTGCAGACCTTTTCCTCTGATAAGCGGCTTTGGAGATGACTGCCTAAGCTGCCGGGATGCTTCTCTAGGAAAGCATTACTAAGGTGCAGCTCCCTGTCATTTGGAACATTGGGACAGATTTATCCCATGTAGTGGTGATTGAAACTGCAGCTCTGAGGGGGCATTGGAatgttttctgccagaggctagGGGTGATGGACATGAAGAACTAGCTTGTCCGGGTCTGGGGTACGTAGAATAGGGGAGATGAACACAAACCCTGAATAAAGTATAGGACGTGGAAAGGACCTTTGTGGCGACAACAGTCTGTTTCAGCAGTTGCTTTAATTCTCTAGGGTTGCCTTCTCAAATGCTCATATATTAACATCTGAATCAGTGAATCAGGGATTTAAAGTTTTATTATCTCTTTGAGCCATATCTGGActtatttctttccctgctcAACCTTTTGACTTTATGAcaagcatttccttttttcgTTCATGTCAAATAGATCATGGGCAGATTCAGCCTAATATGAAAGAAGAATAATTCACTTCTTCCTTTGAACAAGCACGGGCATGGCTTTGAAAGCACTGCCAGTTGTCTGCGGCTTCATGGGCCACAGTGGAACTTGCTGTTTCCAGGCTTTTAGTCTGGAAACTGATCGTGCCTTGGGCAAAAGAATGGAGCCTGCCCACAGTTACTGCTTCTGGAGTTTACAGCCCTATGCCCCCCTTTGGGATCCAACCCTACACTGTCTTCATAGCCTAGACAAGCACTAGTATCAGCACCTGGTAATACAGGAAGAAGTTTCTTGAGTGAGACTTTTGCAAAAAGATTGTTTAGGTGATGCATGGGAAGGTGTGGGTTTAGCTTCTTGCTCTGCCACAAGATTTCCCGGACAGTGCTGGGGTTGTCAGTGTCTGTCATTTCCAGATGCATGTAATAGGGATAGAATACCCTCCTGTTGTCTTGCCCCTATGAGTGCAGCTCCCAAGGTGTGGGCTGGTGAGTGGATGCATCCCGGGAATGGTGTTTTGTAGTGATTTCTTAAAACCCATTGAGCACTGCTGGGGTTCAGATCAAAGCCCAGTGCCCACAGTGCTGAGCACAGGCTTTCTGGTGTGGTGTGCTGATGGTGGCTGTAACATGCTCCATGCATGTCAGAGCTGTCTGGCCAAGATGTGCAGTGCTGTCAGCCAGAGCTGGGTTTGAAGACAAGCAGCTGGCTGGTTGGATGCCTTGACAAAGAGTTAGGCCAGTTACATATCGTGCAATGTATGGAAAGATTTTAACTCCTACCTGAGTTAACTGTGGGTTCTTATACCAGCTCTGCCTTCCACCCAGCTTCATAGTTCATTAATCGGACTGGCGAGGTGCTACACTTTGTGAAGGAATCCTGGTGACAAGGACCCAGCAGCATCACATCCTCAGCTGAGTTACTCTAGGCAGCACTGATGAGTTGTTCGTGCACCAAGGGCAGCTGTGCTCCTGGAGGCAGTTTGCCAGGCTGATggctggaagagcagcagggcaggtgaaattattttggggaaaacatCCACAATTTAATGTGTTTGCAGaagtggggtttgttttccagaGGAGTCAGGTGACCCATTCCCACACCCAGCTCCACTGTGAgcatccctgtgctctgcactAGTGTTCTTTGTGTCTGGAATTTCACGAGGATAAGTCATTGTTTGCATAGGGAGTCCAATATTTCCAGGAAGCACCAGAACTGCTTGTGCACGGACAATCCAGTGCTGTCTGGACACATCAGACACACTACAAAGTCACCTGCCAGCTATGCAGAACATGGGCTGTAGGTGTGACCAGCTCCTTGCAGCAGGCTGTCTCCTGCTTAGGTGCCAGCAACTCACAGTGTATGTGATGCTTCCTGAAAGCCCTGAACTTGCCATGTAGAGCTGTACAGCACTGAGCTTACAGAGACAAGCTGTGAGCCTAGAAAGATGCCGAGATAGGTACATGAACTCTCCAGTGTCTCTTAGACATCTCTAACTGGACAAAAGGAATGAGTCCAGGGAAGTCTGCCTGGACAATAACCCTCCCTCAGTCAGccagaggtgtccctgcgcatcCTAGAAATTAAGCTTTCCCAAACACATTAACATCTCTCAGTAGGTTCCTGTCCAATATAGTGCTACATCATGAGATGCTGTGAGCTTTCTCTCTTAACCCTTGGAGATACTGAGCAGGGCGTTGTGGAAATGCACTCTCCAGTAGGCTGGCAATTGCCACAGCCAACAGAATACactgcagctggaaagcaggCGGCTGCTTGGGATAAGTGCTGTTCCTAAGCCTTGTAAAGTTTGTTGCATGGGATTCCCTagaggggaagagggagggagaagttGGGGGGGTGCTTGCCTGGAGCAGTAATGAATGTATTTTTAGTGGAAGGGAAGGGACATCTCTAGTCGTGGGATAACAGCTGCACAATTTCAAAATTCCTCTGACAAGATGCAGCCAATTCCAgggctttggggttttgaggttttttggtttggttttttccaaGCTTCAAGTGCCTTCAGCCAAGCTCTTGCTCCCTGAGTGTACTTTTCAAAGCGCAGATGCTGTTCTGCTGCGTTGCTGAGGTCTGAATGTGATCAGCCCCCTGCTACCGTCCATGCTGTGCCCTTAGCATCCCCTAGACATTGAGCAGAAGCCACTGTTTGCTGGAGAAAGCTTTTTATCTCTCAGAATCAGCTGAAATTCCTCCCTCATTTATGGAAGAGGGATTTCAGTATTTTTGGATACTGGGAATTGTGTGGTTGGCTCCATCACCCActcctttttctgattttgaaatgCAACCGAGGAAGGGAGACTCAAGCCTGCCAGGCTTTGTGTGGAGACTGGTTCTCCCCCAAGGCCCATCGGCAGGGATTTAAAGCACATGAAGGATCTCCTTTCTGTACTGTGTCCAGCAAAAGcagcctctctcctcccctgTCTTGAACTTTCATTGGGGTAGGAGCATGAACCTGTGGGAGTGAGTGTTTCATTGAGAGATGGAAAGTTTTCTGTGGCTTattggattattttatttttaatgtttgtttgcTGAGAGAATTCTGGGGACAGAGGGAGAAGGAGCACTGGGTAAACACTGGGAGCCCTGCACTACTGTTGTCCGATCACAGGCACATGGGGTCAAGTACAGTGTGGGACCCATCTACTTTCCATGTTAAGCATTACCAAGGGAAGGAAAGTGCATTGAAATAAACTGTTGCCCTGATTTACATTTTCAGAGAGAAGAACTGGTAGAGTCAGCTCAGGACTCGCAGTAACCTGTGAGGCCTTGGGAGCTGGCTGATACTGCAAACAAACCAAGGTCCCTGCCTGTACTGTCAGATTCTTGCCATGTTGCTTATTGCCTCTTTCAACAGATCAATACCTCCACCACTGAAGTCTCCTTTGGTGTGTGCAGTGCAGCCCACAGAACACCTGCAGTCAGAGCACTCAGCTTCAGTCCTCTCTGAGAAATGCCTGGGGTCCTGTTAGCTGGGCTGATGAGGAAACTGCTGACCTGTCTCAGTTGTGTCAGGAAGGTTGGTGGTGCTGGCCTTCCTGAAAGTGCCGTTGTGGAGCAGAGTGAGGTGCTGTGAGAGGCAATGCCAGCctggcttctgctgctgagTCAGCAGAATTTCCCTGGAGCACACCTGACCATGGACATGGGGCCAGTGGCACTGTGCCTCCAGGTTCTTTTGTGCTGTTTGGCTTGCAGATCTACTGCAAGACAGGCGTAGCAATTCTACACTAAAAGGCTGCTCCTTTGCCAGAAAGGAGGAACTATCTCAGACTTTGGCAAGACGGCCATGGTGGCCTTCATCACTAAGGGTCAGAACAGTGCTGTTGATTGTTCAGGCTGCAAGATGTATGTTGATCAAGTGGGCTGGTAAAGGAACACAGATGAAAACTGtattaattttcctgtttttctgtcaCATATTGACTGCCtaaaggaaaggggagggaagtAGGTGGCATACAACATCACCATGGAGtctttgctgtgctctgctgcgtGGGTTCTCCATGGCAGTCTGAGGGCCCATCTGAAGAAGCAGGTGCCTTTCTTGCTGTCTTGTGTCTTCTGGGCCATTGGGAAATTGTATGAGTGTCAGAGGCTTGTTGAATTGTACTGATGTAACTTCCATTTCCTCTGCTTTATAGGTACAATGGCTTGGTGACTGGCTCTCGAGCTAAAGGTATCATTGCCATCTGCTGGGTATTATCTTTCATCATCGGCTTGACACCAATGCTAGGGTGGCACAATCGTGCCCAGATCGAAGAGCTGGGTTCCAACAAGTCCTCTCCCATCAACTGCAGCAACAGTATGGTGGCATGTCTCTTTGAGGCTGTGGTCACCATGGAGTACATGGTCTACTACAACTTCTTTGCCTGTGTGCTCTTGCCCCTACTCATCATGTTTGGTATCTACTTGAAAATCTTCATGGCAGCCCGGCGACAGCTCAAGCAGATGGAGAACAAGATGGTACATGGGGAACGTTCTCGCTCCACTTTGCAGAAGGAAGTCCATGCAGCCAAGTCTTTAGCCATCATTGTTGGGTTGTTTGCAGTCTGCTGGCTTCCACTGCATATTATTAACTGCTTTACCCTATTTTGCCCAAATTGTGCCCATGCTCCCCTCTGGCTGATGTATCTGGCTATTATCCTGTCTCATGCCAACTCGGTTGTAAATCCTCTAATTTATGCCTACCGAATCAGGGAGTTCCGATACACCTTCCGTAAAATCATCAGCCAGCACATCCTGGGCAGGAAGGAGCCATTCAAGGCAGGAACAGCCAGCTCCAGGACTTCCACTCATGGTGGGGACGCAGAGAACGCCAGCATACGAATCAGTGAGTATGCATTAGAGGTATACACCAATGGAGAGATCCACAGGGATCCTGAAAAGCAGGACCTAAACAAATGCAAAGCTGGCTTGGATTGGCACCAGAATGGAAATGCTTTGGACATGGAGACAAATGGTCATCTGCTACATTCCTGCAAAAATGGGATTCTTTCAGATGTGTGCGTGAGCAGGGAGCTGCACAGTGAAGAGCTGCTTGGTGCCCAGGTGTCTTACTCAGATCTGGAAAGAGCAGCCTTGGCAGCAGCCGATGTTTCCTGATGAGACTTGCAAAGTCTTCCTGgtagaatgatttttttttttccccattggtGACCTCTGCCATGGCAGAAAGGGAGgttggggg
Encoded here:
- the ADORA2A gene encoding adenosine receptor A2a, producing the protein MLVHGKEDFLSDIAYIILELIIAVLAILGNILVCWAVYLNSNLQNVTNYFVVSLAAADIAVGVLAIPFAITISTGFCAFFYGCLFIACFVLVLTQSSIFSLLAIAIDRIIAIRIPLRYNGLVTGSRAKGIIAICWVLSFIIGLTPMLGWHNRAQIEELGSNKSSPINCSNSMVACLFEAVVTMEYMVYYNFFACVLLPLLIMFGIYLKIFMAARRQLKQMENKMVHGERSRSTLQKEVHAAKSLAIIVGLFAVCWLPLHIINCFTLFCPNCAHAPLWLMYLAIILSHANSVVNPLIYAYRIREFRYTFRKIISQHILGRKEPFKAGTASSRTSTHGGDAENASIRISEYALEVYTNGEIHRDPEKQDLNKCKAGLDWHQNGNALDMETNGHLLHSCKNGILSDVCVSRELHSEELLGAQVSYSDLERAALAAADVS